The DNA region CAGACTCTTTCATAGCATAGGCCAGGATCCCACTAAACGCAGGCCGTCCTCTGAAGCACTGCTCCACCGCGCCCTGAAAGGCAAAGAGTTGAATCCCATCAACACGCTGGTGGATGTCGGCAACTGGTGTTCGCTGGATTTTCTCCTGCCCATCTGCATCTATGATGCAGATCGCGTGGTAGGCGCAGTCGAGGTGCGGTTGGGCCGGTCGGGGGAGAGCTATGTGGGTCACAATGATCAGGTGATGCAGATGGAAAACCGCTATGTCATCGCCGACGAACAGGGGCCCATGGGCTCGCCCATCACCGACTCACAGCGCACCGCAGTGACGCTGGCGACGAAGAACGTTTTCATCTGCATTTTTGCACCGGGCGATTACGAAAAACTAAAGTTGCAAGCGCAGGGCAAAACGCTGGCTCAGCGAACACTGCTTTACTGCGATGGGCGGGTACAGGAGAGCGGGCTGCTTTAGCGCCAGGCGCTCTACCGGTTCGTTTGCATGCGGTTCAGTGCAATTCGGCACTGCCGTTATGCCGCTTCGATGAAGCGGATGAGGCGTGAAGGTTCGGCTGCAGGCGAAATACGATCAGCTTCATTGGGGCTGGAAGGGATTCAGACAATCGTCCGGAATGCCGCCTGCCAGCAACGTCAGCATATTTTCAGCCGCGCGCCGCTGCAGTTCCTGCTTGGCCTTTTCTGAATACCAGGCGTAATGGCCGGTGGCCAGCACATGGGGATGGCCGGCCACTTTCAGGCTCACGCCGCGGGGCGGCTCATGGTCATAGACGTCCACGCCGGCCCAACGGACGGCCTCTTGGTCCAGCGCTTTCAGCAGCGCCCTCTCATCGACCACCGGTCCGCGTGCGGTGTTGATCAACACCGGTTTCTGCTTCATCTGGGCGAATTGCGCGTCGCCGATCATGCCCCTGGTTTCTGTCGTCAGATTGCAGTGTAGACTGATCACATGGCTCTGCTGCAGCAACTCCGGCAGAGACACTCGACAGCAGGCCAAGCGAAAGAAACGACACTCTTCCACATAGGGATCGTACGCCACCATGCGTTCAAACAACGCGCACGCCTTTTCAGCCAGCCGGCCGCCGATACGGCCCAGCCCGATGATGCCCAGCGTGGATTGGCTGAAATCCGGCATCGGCATCACCGGCGGTTTGCCGAATCCACGACCGTTTTTCACCCAGGGCAAAGCGCGGTTGCAGGCGAACATCAACGCCAGAGCATGATCGGAGACCGACTCATTGGCATAGCCCTGGACGTTGGCGACGCGAACGCCATGGCGTGTTGCAGCGGTCAGGTCTACATTGTCATAGCCCACGCCATAGCGCACCAGCGCCTTTAATCCAGGGAGTGCAGAGAAAAAAGAATCATCCGCAACAGTCCCGCGAATCATCACCCCGACGGCCCCGCGACCGAATAGGAGTTTGCTTTTCGCGTTTCTGGCCGGTCCCCTGTACACTTCTAACTGATAACCGGCCTGTTCAAACAGCGCCTGTTCCTGGCCATAGGATTCATAGCCGGTGTCCAGGACCACGATCCGTCCTTTATCCATTTCTCTCAAACCGTCCCTTTGCGAATATACTCAACCAAAATAACCAGAGCTTGCTTTGAATAATATACTGCACTGATTTTTCGCTTGCAATGTGAATTTAAATTAACTAAACTATTTCATGCATTTTACGCGAAAAGGTGAATGGAACCATGAGCTTTTTTGATGCTTCCACGCTGTTGTGGGGCGTTTTGATCTTTTGCGCCCGAGTGCTCGATGTCTCCCTCGGCACCATCCGCACCATCAGCATCGTACAGGGCCGCACTAAAACGGCCTTCATCTGCGGAATTATTGAGATCAGCCTGTGGATCACCGTCGTCGCCAAAGTGCTGAACGAGATCAGCCGACGTCCGTTGCTGGCCATCTTTTATGCGCTCGGATTTTCCACCGGCAACGTCGTCGGCATTCTGCTGGAACGCAAACTGGCCTTCGGCCATGTGGTCCTGCGCATCATCAGCTCCAAATACTCGGAAACGCTGACAGCCACGTTGCGCAGTCAGGGCCATGCGGTGACCACCTTTCCGGGACAGGGCATGAACGGCCCGGTCACCCTTGTTCACATCGTCACGCGCCGGAAGGAATTGAATGCGCTCACTCGGGAAGTGAAGGCTCTGGCGCCCGACGCCTTCTTCTTCATCGAACCCGCCACTTTCGTCAACAAGCTCTATCGTCCAGACCTGCTGACCAGCTCACGCCGGCGGGGATTAATGGACAAGCTTTAACGGCTCGCATCCATGTTCAACAGAGGCGACCCCGGAACCTACTCATCCGCCAAACGTTCAATCAGGGCCATTGGCC from bacterium includes:
- a CDS encoding DUF2179 domain-containing protein encodes the protein MSFFDASTLLWGVLIFCARVLDVSLGTIRTISIVQGRTKTAFICGIIEISLWITVVAKVLNEISRRPLLAIFYALGFSTGNVVGILLERKLAFGHVVLRIISSKYSETLTATLRSQGHAVTTFPGQGMNGPVTLVHIVTRRKELNALTREVKALAPDAFFFIEPATFVNKLYRPDLLTSSRRRGLMDKL